Proteins encoded by one window of Xanthomonas sp. DAR 80977:
- a CDS encoding MFS transporter permease has translation MHSRNPYAAPDAALPEAAPDTAPTDLLASLFAPSGIKLALLCATTFGWYALYWFYRNWQAIRLISGRRRISPVWRSVFSLIWIFPCFRALDRLIGAHRRSVLGWWGPALAYVGLSLLAAWPTRLSFLALLSWTPLLAINQRLVRFKRARGLRERPQERFTAWTWVWLAIVAPFFSLAIFMLVVNVLLQQPIQVNLPAPR, from the coding sequence ATGCACTCACGTAACCCCTACGCCGCACCCGACGCCGCGCTGCCGGAGGCCGCGCCCGACACGGCGCCCACCGATCTGCTGGCGTCGTTGTTCGCGCCGTCGGGCATCAAGCTGGCCCTGCTGTGCGCGACCACGTTCGGCTGGTATGCGCTGTACTGGTTCTATCGCAACTGGCAGGCGATCCGCCTGATCTCCGGGCGCCGGCGCATCTCGCCGGTGTGGCGCTCGGTGTTCTCGCTGATCTGGATCTTCCCCTGCTTCCGCGCCCTGGATCGCTTGATCGGCGCGCACCGCCGCAGCGTACTGGGCTGGTGGGGACCGGCCCTGGCCTATGTCGGATTGAGCCTGCTGGCGGCGTGGCCGACCCGACTGTCGTTCCTGGCGCTGCTGTCCTGGACGCCGCTGCTCGCGATCAACCAGCGCCTGGTCCGCTTCAAGCGGGCGCGCGGCTTGCGCGAACGCCCGCAGGAGCGATTCACCGCGTGGACGTGGGTGTGGCTGGCGATCGTCGCACCGTTCTTTTCGCTGGCGATCTTCATGCTGGTGGTGAACGTGCTGCTGCAGCAACCGATCCAGGTGAACTTGCCCGCACCCCGCTGA
- a CDS encoding YitT family protein: protein MPDDGTVVTAGPLTPPADSAGTVQDAQALRHSVAEDVQGMLLATLVASLGLAVFAKGGLMIGGMAGVAFLLHYALGWNFGLMFVLVNLPFYWLSVRRMGWEFTLKTFVAVAACGVLTDLLPRWAQYSAMTPLYSALVGGALVGLAILFFIRHRASLGGVGILAVYLQRSRGWSAGKVQMSFDGALMLIAFFVLAPQQVLYSAIGAVVLSLVLMFNHRSGRYMGV, encoded by the coding sequence TTGCCCGATGACGGCACCGTCGTCACCGCTGGTCCGTTGACCCCGCCGGCGGATTCGGCCGGCACCGTGCAGGATGCGCAGGCGCTGCGGCACAGCGTGGCCGAGGACGTCCAGGGCATGCTGCTGGCGACGCTGGTGGCCTCGCTGGGCCTGGCGGTGTTCGCCAAGGGCGGGCTGATGATCGGCGGCATGGCCGGGGTGGCGTTCCTGCTGCACTACGCGCTGGGCTGGAACTTCGGCCTGATGTTCGTGCTGGTGAACCTGCCGTTCTACTGGCTGTCGGTGCGGCGCATGGGCTGGGAATTCACCTTGAAGACCTTCGTGGCGGTGGCCGCCTGCGGGGTGCTGACCGACCTGCTGCCGCGCTGGGCGCAGTATTCGGCGATGACGCCGCTGTATTCGGCGCTGGTCGGCGGCGCGCTGGTCGGACTGGCGATCCTGTTCTTCATCCGCCACCGCGCCAGCCTCGGCGGCGTCGGCATCCTGGCGGTCTACCTGCAGCGCAGCCGCGGCTGGAGCGCGGGCAAGGTGCAGATGAGTTTCGACGGGGCGCTGATGCTGATCGCGTTCTTCGTACTGGCGCCGCAACAGGTGCTGTATTCGGCGATCGGTGCGGTGGTGCTGAGCCTGGTGCTGATGTTCAACCACCGCTCCGGGCGCTACATGGGCGTGTGA